One Mycolicibacterium crocinum DNA window includes the following coding sequences:
- a CDS encoding endonuclease domain-containing protein: MSRKSLAAHVNAGALIRVWHGVYALCEPDTITRLAALDLITGKKMVACMNTAASLYGFDTEKARRIHVLDPGVRVRPTTELMVHQRVGAPLRRIHGRLATAPAWTAVEMARSLRRPRALAVLDAAVRSTTCTTPELWSAAEEQKGRRGIVNVRGLLPHVDPRAESAMESEARLVFIDGGIPPSTLQHEIVDRCGDLWRVDFAWPEAMVAAEYDSMEWHANPTAWKRDRIKTARLQDIGWTLVRFVVDDVRRYPVELVGRVARCIDGFRIAG; encoded by the coding sequence ATGTCGCGTAAGTCGCTGGCAGCGCACGTCAACGCGGGTGCGCTCATCCGGGTTTGGCACGGCGTCTATGCCCTCTGCGAACCGGACACCATCACCCGGCTGGCGGCACTCGACCTCATAACGGGCAAGAAGATGGTCGCGTGCATGAACACCGCAGCCAGCCTTTACGGCTTCGATACCGAAAAGGCCAGGCGTATTCACGTGCTTGATCCGGGTGTTCGGGTGCGACCGACTACGGAATTGATGGTGCACCAGCGGGTCGGCGCGCCATTGCGTCGGATACATGGGCGGCTTGCTACAGCACCCGCATGGACCGCCGTCGAGATGGCCCGATCACTGCGGCGGCCGCGAGCCTTGGCGGTTCTTGATGCGGCCGTGCGGAGTACGACCTGCACAACGCCAGAATTGTGGTCGGCGGCAGAGGAGCAGAAGGGCCGTCGCGGGATCGTCAATGTCCGGGGATTGCTGCCACACGTGGATCCCCGTGCCGAGTCGGCGATGGAAAGTGAAGCGCGACTGGTGTTCATCGACGGTGGCATCCCGCCGTCGACACTTCAGCACGAGATTGTCGATCGCTGTGGCGACTTGTGGCGTGTCGACTTCGCATGGCCCGAGGCGATGGTGGCTGCTGAGTACGACAGCATGGAGTGGCATGCCAATCCGACAGCCTGGAAGCGCGACCGCATCAAGACGGCGAGACTGCAGGATATTGGTTGGACGCTGGTGCGCTTCGTCGTCGACGATGTGCGCCGGTATCCGGTCGAGTTGGTCGGGCGGGTGGCCAGGTGCATTGACGGCTTTCGAATCGCGGGTTGA
- a CDS encoding dihydrofolate reductase family protein — translation MTQLLRVHNFMLSRDGFGAGLGQCLERPFGDADQPALFAWVGATASWVGRREPGGTRGLDDYFTRDYFNNIGAEIMGRNKFSPYRGPWEDHPEWEGWWGDEPPFHTPVFVMTHHERPSLTLGETTFHFVSDDPASVLEQARAAAGGKDVRLGGGAATVREFLDAGLVDTLHVAVADVEIGAGSRLWESPDEFDDEFHHEVVPSPSGVTHHLFWRR, via the coding sequence GTGACCCAGCTGCTTCGAGTCCACAACTTCATGCTGTCGCGCGACGGCTTCGGCGCGGGACTGGGCCAGTGCTTGGAGCGACCGTTCGGCGACGCCGACCAGCCCGCCCTGTTCGCCTGGGTCGGTGCGACAGCAAGCTGGGTGGGCCGCCGCGAGCCGGGCGGGACGCGCGGCCTCGACGACTACTTCACCCGCGACTATTTCAACAACATCGGCGCGGAGATCATGGGCCGCAACAAGTTCAGCCCCTATCGCGGGCCGTGGGAGGACCATCCGGAATGGGAGGGCTGGTGGGGTGACGAGCCGCCCTTCCACACACCGGTATTCGTGATGACCCACCACGAGCGTCCGTCGCTGACGTTGGGGGAGACCACTTTTCATTTCGTCTCCGATGATCCGGCGAGCGTTCTGGAGCAGGCGAGGGCCGCCGCGGGCGGCAAGGACGTTCGGCTCGGTGGCGGTGCGGCCACGGTTCGTGAATTCCTCGATGCCGGTCTGGTCGACACCCTGCACGTCGCCGTCGCGGACGTGGAGATCGGCGCCGGATCGCGGCTCTGGGAGTCCCCGGACGAGTTCGACGACGAGTTTCATCACGAAGTGGTGCCCAGCCCCAGCGGGGTCACCCATCACCTGTTCTGGCGGAGATGA
- a CDS encoding deoxyribonuclease IV — translation MLIGSHVHGDDPLAAAAADGAEVVQFFLGNPQSWKKPKPREDAETLKASSVPLYVHAPYLINVASANNRVRIPSRKILQDTCDAAAEIDATAVIVHGGHADDNDMEAGFERWVKALQYLESDVPVYLENTAGGDHAMARHFDTIARLWERIADTGIGFCLDTCHAWAAGEELIDAVERIKAITGRIDLVHCNDSRDAKGSGADRHANFGTGQIDPQLLVAVVQAADAPVICETADEGRKDDIAFLREHLS, via the coding sequence GTGCTCATTGGTTCCCATGTCCATGGCGACGATCCGCTGGCCGCCGCGGCGGCTGACGGCGCCGAGGTGGTGCAGTTCTTCCTCGGCAATCCGCAGAGCTGGAAGAAGCCCAAGCCGCGCGAGGACGCCGAGACGCTCAAGGCGTCCTCGGTCCCGCTGTACGTGCATGCGCCGTATCTGATCAATGTGGCGTCGGCGAACAACCGGGTGCGGATCCCGTCGCGCAAGATCCTGCAGGACACCTGCGATGCGGCCGCCGAGATCGATGCGACCGCGGTGATCGTGCACGGCGGCCACGCCGATGACAATGACATGGAGGCCGGTTTCGAGCGCTGGGTCAAGGCTCTGCAGTACCTCGAAAGCGACGTCCCGGTGTATCTGGAGAACACCGCGGGCGGCGATCACGCGATGGCCCGCCACTTCGACACCATCGCCCGGCTGTGGGAGCGCATCGCCGACACCGGCATCGGATTCTGCCTCGACACCTGCCATGCCTGGGCGGCCGGCGAGGAGTTGATCGACGCCGTCGAGCGCATCAAGGCCATCACCGGTCGCATCGACCTGGTGCACTGCAACGATTCCCGCGACGCCAAGGGATCCGGCGCCGACCGGCACGCGAATTTCGGTACCGGACAGATAGATCCGCAACTTCTGGTCGCGGTGGTTCAGGCAGCCGATGCGCCGGTGATTTGTGAGACCGCCGACGAGGGGCGCAAGGACGACATCGCTTTTCTGCGGGAGCACCTCTCCTGA
- a CDS encoding alpha/beta hydrolase family esterase, producing the protein MWVRRVALLLALCLVAACAPVATGFAPGASLHRINVGGVDRVYRLYVPDGLPPSAPLVVMLHGWTGSAEQAERQYGWNGKADSAKFVVAYPDGVGESWNVDSCCGKARDDKVDDVGFITAAVHNITDNLDIDTSRIYAAGISNGGIMAYKLACNTSLFAAIGPDAATMLSPCPAPHPASVLHIHGTDDRLVRYDGRPGTVLPIPTMTPPDVNAFWRNVDQCEQPTTTVDGDLTTSVATCPSGRSVELITVAGGGHDWPSFATEKVWDFFAAHPGRPS; encoded by the coding sequence GTGTGGGTTCGTCGAGTCGCGCTGCTGCTGGCGCTGTGCCTGGTGGCGGCCTGCGCTCCCGTCGCGACCGGCTTTGCGCCGGGCGCCAGCCTGCACCGGATCAACGTCGGCGGTGTGGATCGCGTCTATCGGCTGTACGTTCCCGACGGCTTGCCGCCGTCGGCGCCGCTGGTCGTGATGTTGCACGGCTGGACCGGCAGCGCCGAGCAGGCGGAACGGCAGTACGGCTGGAACGGTAAGGCCGACTCCGCCAAGTTCGTGGTCGCCTACCCCGACGGCGTCGGTGAGTCGTGGAACGTCGACAGCTGCTGCGGAAAGGCCAGGGACGACAAGGTCGACGACGTCGGTTTCATCACCGCCGCCGTCCACAACATCACCGACAACCTGGATATCGACACATCGCGCATCTATGCCGCCGGGATCAGCAACGGCGGGATCATGGCCTACAAATTAGCCTGCAACACAAGTCTTTTCGCGGCGATCGGGCCGGACGCCGCCACGATGCTCTCGCCGTGCCCGGCGCCGCACCCGGCGTCGGTGCTGCACATCCACGGCACCGACGACCGGTTGGTGCGCTACGACGGCCGGCCCGGGACCGTGCTCCCGATCCCGACCATGACGCCGCCCGATGTCAACGCCTTCTGGCGCAACGTCGACCAATGCGAACAGCCGACGACCACCGTCGACGGAGACCTGACGACGTCGGTGGCCACTTGTCCGAGTGGGCGTAGCGTCGAGCTGATCACCGTGGCCGGCGGCGGGCACGACTGGCCGTCGTTCGCCACGGAGAAGGTGTGGGATTTCTTCGCCGCGCATCCCGGGCGGCCGAGCTAG
- a CDS encoding cupin domain-containing protein, whose amino-acid sequence MKPNSVVHAATQWLEHQPVPADQSLGGEPHTGIAELGTFGGLEVGVWEMTPGVMRDVEAEEVFVVLSGAATVEFEDGTPMITLAAGDVVHLAKGTKTVWTVTETLRKVYLT is encoded by the coding sequence GTGAAGCCGAACTCCGTCGTCCACGCGGCCACTCAGTGGCTCGAACACCAACCCGTGCCTGCCGACCAGTCCCTGGGCGGTGAGCCGCACACCGGGATAGCCGAACTCGGAACCTTCGGCGGGCTCGAGGTCGGGGTGTGGGAGATGACGCCCGGCGTGATGCGCGACGTCGAGGCCGAAGAAGTGTTCGTGGTGCTCTCCGGTGCGGCGACCGTCGAATTCGAGGACGGCACCCCCATGATCACCCTGGCCGCCGGTGATGTGGTGCACCTGGCGAAGGGCACTAAGACGGTGTGGACAGTCACCGAGACGCTGCGGAAGGTCTATCTCACCTAG
- a CDS encoding acyl-CoA dehydrogenase family protein, with protein sequence MSDTHVVTNQVPPLVDHNPASSPVLIEALIREGGQWGVDEVTELGALSGSAQAQRWGELADRNQPILHTHDRYGHRVDEIEYDPAYHELMRTAIAHGVHAAPWADDRPGAHVVRAAKMGVWTPEPGHVCPISMTYAVVPALRHNPELATIYEPLLTSRQYDPELKVPATKVGITAGMSMTEKQGGSDVRAGTTQALPNGDGSYTLTGHKWFTSAAMSDIFLVLAQAPGGLSCFMLPRVLPDGTRNRMFLQRLKDKLGNHANASSEVEYDGAIAWLVGEEGRGVPTIIEMVNLTRLDCTLGSATSMRSGLTRAVHHAQHRKAFGAYLIDQPLMRNVIADLAVEAEAATIVAMRMAGATDAVVRGDDREAMLRRIGLAAAKYWVCKRATPHAAEAMECLGGNGYAEESGMPRLYREAPLMGIWEGSGNVSALDTLRAMATRPECVGVLFDELATTAGQDARLDAHVSELRSELENLDAIEYRARTIAEDITVALQGSLLVRHGHPAVAEAFLATRVGGNWGGAFGTLPAGLDLAPIIERCLVKG encoded by the coding sequence ATGTCGGATACGCATGTCGTCACCAACCAGGTCCCGCCGCTGGTGGACCACAACCCGGCCAGCTCGCCGGTCCTGATCGAGGCCCTGATCCGCGAAGGCGGCCAGTGGGGCGTCGACGAGGTCACCGAGCTCGGTGCGCTATCGGGCAGCGCCCAGGCCCAGCGCTGGGGTGAGCTGGCCGACCGCAATCAGCCGATCCTGCACACCCACGATCGCTATGGCCACCGCGTCGACGAGATCGAGTACGACCCGGCCTATCACGAGCTGATGCGCACGGCCATCGCCCACGGCGTGCACGCCGCGCCGTGGGCCGACGACCGTCCCGGCGCCCACGTGGTCCGCGCGGCCAAGATGGGGGTGTGGACTCCGGAGCCCGGCCACGTCTGCCCGATCTCGATGACGTACGCCGTCGTCCCCGCACTGCGCCACAATCCCGAGCTCGCCACGATCTACGAGCCGCTGCTGACCAGCCGCCAGTACGACCCCGAACTGAAGGTGCCCGCCACCAAGGTCGGCATCACCGCGGGGATGTCGATGACGGAGAAGCAGGGCGGCTCCGATGTTCGCGCCGGCACCACCCAGGCCCTCCCCAACGGCGACGGCAGCTACACCCTCACCGGCCACAAGTGGTTCACCTCCGCGGCGATGAGCGACATCTTCCTGGTGCTGGCCCAGGCTCCCGGCGGCTTGAGCTGCTTCATGCTGCCGCGGGTGCTGCCCGACGGCACCCGCAACCGAATGTTCCTGCAGCGCTTGAAGGACAAGCTCGGCAATCACGCCAATGCCTCCAGTGAGGTGGAGTACGACGGCGCCATCGCCTGGCTGGTCGGTGAGGAAGGCCGCGGCGTTCCGACCATCATCGAGATGGTCAACCTCACCCGGCTGGACTGCACGTTGGGCAGCGCCACCAGCATGCGCAGCGGCCTGACCCGCGCCGTACACCACGCCCAACACCGAAAGGCGTTCGGCGCCTATCTGATCGACCAGCCGTTGATGCGCAACGTGATCGCCGACCTCGCCGTCGAGGCGGAGGCGGCCACCATCGTCGCGATGCGGATGGCCGGGGCCACCGACGCCGTCGTCCGCGGTGACGACAGGGAGGCGATGCTGCGCCGGATCGGTCTGGCTGCCGCCAAGTACTGGGTGTGCAAGCGCGCCACCCCGCACGCCGCCGAGGCGATGGAGTGCCTGGGCGGCAACGGCTATGCCGAAGAGTCCGGCATGCCGCGGCTCTACCGCGAAGCACCGCTGATGGGCATCTGGGAGGGCTCGGGCAACGTCAGCGCACTGGACACGTTGCGCGCCATGGCAACCCGGCCCGAGTGCGTCGGCGTACTGTTCGACGAGCTGGCCACCACAGCAGGTCAGGATGCCCGGCTGGACGCCCACGTGTCCGAATTGCGGTCGGAACTGGAGAACCTCGACGCCATCGAGTACCGCGCGCGCACGATCGCCGAAGACATCACGGTGGCGCTGCAGGGTTCGCTGCTGGTCCGTCACGGCCATCCGGCGGTGGCCGAGGCGTTCCTGGCCACCCGGGTCGGCGGCAACTGGGGCGGCGCGTTCGGCACGCTGCCTGCCGGGCTCGACCTCGCGCCGATCATTGAGCGCTGCCTGGTGAAGGGATGA
- a CDS encoding crotonase/enoyl-CoA hydratase family protein: MTELKTMTYEVTDRVARITFNRPEKGNAIVADTPLELAALVERADLDPNVHVILVSGRGEGFCAGFDLGAYADGSSSAGGGDRQGTVLDGKTQAVNHRADRPWDPMIDYQMMSRFVRGFSSLMHADKPTVVKIHGYCVAGGTDIALHADQVIAASDAKIGYPPTRVWGVPAAGLWAHRLGDQRAKRLLLTGDCITGAQAAEWGLAIEAPDPADLDERTERLVERIAAVPVNQLIMVKLAMNTALYQQGVATSRMVSTVFDGIARHTPEGHAFVADAREHGFREAVRHRDEPFGDHGRRASGV; this comes from the coding sequence ATGACCGAACTCAAGACGATGACCTACGAGGTCACCGATCGTGTTGCGCGCATTACCTTCAACCGCCCGGAGAAAGGCAACGCGATCGTCGCGGACACTCCGCTGGAGCTGGCCGCATTGGTCGAGCGGGCCGACCTCGACCCGAATGTGCACGTGATTCTCGTGTCCGGTCGCGGCGAGGGGTTCTGCGCCGGCTTCGACCTCGGTGCCTACGCCGACGGCTCATCCTCGGCGGGTGGTGGCGACCGCCAGGGCACGGTGCTCGACGGCAAGACGCAGGCCGTCAACCACAGGGCCGACCGCCCGTGGGACCCGATGATCGACTATCAGATGATGAGCCGCTTCGTGCGCGGCTTCTCCAGCCTGATGCACGCCGACAAGCCGACCGTGGTGAAGATCCACGGCTATTGCGTGGCCGGCGGCACCGACATCGCGCTGCACGCCGACCAGGTGATCGCCGCATCCGATGCCAAGATCGGATATCCGCCCACCCGGGTGTGGGGAGTCCCGGCCGCCGGGCTGTGGGCGCACCGGCTCGGTGATCAACGCGCCAAACGCCTTCTGCTGACCGGGGATTGCATCACCGGCGCGCAGGCCGCCGAGTGGGGCCTGGCGATCGAGGCGCCCGACCCGGCCGACCTCGACGAGCGCACCGAACGGCTTGTCGAACGTATCGCCGCGGTACCGGTCAACCAGTTGATCATGGTGAAGCTGGCCATGAACACCGCGCTGTATCAGCAGGGTGTGGCGACCAGTCGGATGGTCAGCACGGTGTTCGACGGTATCGCCCGGCACACCCCGGAGGGGCACGCGTTCGTCGCCGACGCCCGCGAGCACGGATTCCGGGAGGCGGTGCGCCACCGCGACGAACCGTTCGGTGATCACGGGCGCCGCGCCTCGGGAGTGTGA
- a CDS encoding PaaX family transcriptional regulator C-terminal domain-containing protein, translating to MTARSVVLSVLLGAHPAWATSAELLQLTSDFGIREQTLRVALTRMVAAGDLVRSDDGYRLSQRLLNRQRRQDDALDPRTRDWGGEWVTLLITAVGMDARARAALRNTLQIMRFGEIREGVWMRPDNLDDELPVEIAERVRVLRARDADPAELAGQLWDLPDWAATGRRLLDEIAAADDIPARFRAAAAIVRHLLTDPVLPNELLPARWPGAELRRAYADFAAELVARRDEGRLVEAT from the coding sequence ATGACCGCCCGGTCGGTGGTGCTGAGCGTCTTGCTCGGCGCCCACCCGGCGTGGGCGACCTCGGCCGAACTGCTGCAGCTGACATCGGATTTCGGTATCCGCGAGCAGACCTTGCGGGTGGCACTGACGCGGATGGTGGCCGCCGGTGACCTGGTGCGCTCCGATGACGGCTACCGGCTGTCCCAGCGGCTGCTGAACCGTCAGCGTCGCCAGGACGATGCGCTCGATCCACGCACCCGCGACTGGGGCGGCGAGTGGGTCACCCTACTGATCACGGCGGTCGGTATGGATGCCCGGGCCCGTGCTGCGTTGCGAAATACCTTGCAGATCATGCGGTTCGGTGAAATTCGCGAAGGAGTCTGGATGCGTCCGGACAACCTCGACGACGAGCTGCCCGTAGAGATCGCCGAACGAGTGCGGGTGCTGCGCGCCCGTGACGCCGACCCGGCAGAGTTGGCCGGGCAACTGTGGGATCTTCCCGACTGGGCGGCCACCGGTCGGCGGCTGCTGGACGAGATCGCCGCCGCCGACGACATTCCCGCGCGGTTTCGTGCCGCGGCCGCGATCGTGCGACATCTGCTCACCGATCCGGTTCTGCCGAACGAGCTGCTGCCGGCGCGCTGGCCCGGCGCCGAACTTCGACGGGCCTACGCAGACTTCGCCGCCGAACTGGTCGCGCGGCGGGATGAGGGACGACTGGTGGAGGCGACATGA
- a CDS encoding crotonase/enoyl-CoA hydratase family protein, whose product MTEPVRVERNGPVTTVIIDRPQARNAVNGPTAMALFNAFDEFDKDDSASVAVLWGANGTFCAGADLKAIGTSDTNPTHRDGPGPMGPSRMQLSKPVIAAVSGYAVAGGLELALWCDLRVAEEDAVFGVFCRRWGVPLIDGGTVRLPRLIGHSRAMDLILTGRAVDAQEALAIGLANRVVPTGQARQAAEELAAELAQLPQLCLRSDRTSMLNQWGRSEAEAMDFEFGSLSRVAAESLAGAQRFAQGAGRHGAKA is encoded by the coding sequence ATGACAGAACCGGTAAGGGTAGAACGCAACGGACCGGTGACCACGGTGATCATCGACCGTCCCCAGGCCCGCAACGCCGTCAACGGTCCCACCGCGATGGCGCTGTTCAACGCCTTCGACGAGTTCGACAAAGACGACTCGGCATCGGTGGCCGTGCTCTGGGGCGCCAACGGAACCTTCTGTGCGGGAGCCGATCTCAAAGCCATCGGCACATCCGACACGAACCCCACGCACCGAGATGGGCCCGGCCCCATGGGGCCGAGCCGCATGCAGCTCTCCAAACCGGTGATCGCCGCGGTGAGCGGCTACGCCGTCGCCGGCGGTCTCGAGCTGGCGTTGTGGTGTGACCTGCGGGTCGCCGAAGAAGACGCCGTGTTCGGGGTGTTCTGCCGCCGCTGGGGAGTGCCGCTGATCGACGGCGGTACCGTGCGGCTGCCGCGGCTCATCGGCCACAGCCGGGCGATGGACCTGATCCTGACCGGCCGCGCCGTCGACGCTCAGGAGGCGTTGGCCATCGGCCTGGCCAACCGGGTGGTGCCCACGGGGCAGGCCCGTCAGGCCGCCGAGGAGCTGGCCGCCGAACTCGCGCAGCTACCCCAGCTCTGTCTGCGTTCGGACCGCACCTCGATGCTCAACCAGTGGGGCCGATCCGAAGCAGAGGCCATGGATTTCGAGTTCGGCAGCCTGTCGCGGGTGGCTGCCGAATCCCTCGCCGGGGCACAGCGATTCGCGCAGGGGGCCGGCCGGCACGGCGCGAAAGCCTGA
- a CDS encoding DUF3060 domain-containing protein, with protein sequence MHSPTLIAGIGVLAAIVVAGCGSTSKDSPSPTATAGSSGAQVEVGNTINYGSFGTTAEIDCADGKSLNVGGSNNTLTVKGTCASVNIGGADNKITFDKIDKELSVVGLNNTINYKGDPKVNNLGSGNTLNKS encoded by the coding sequence ATGCACTCCCCCACCCTCATCGCTGGGATCGGCGTTCTCGCCGCCATCGTCGTGGCCGGCTGCGGATCCACCAGTAAGGATTCACCGTCGCCGACGGCCACCGCCGGAAGCTCAGGAGCTCAGGTGGAGGTGGGCAACACCATCAACTACGGCTCGTTCGGCACCACCGCCGAGATCGACTGCGCGGACGGCAAATCCCTGAACGTCGGCGGTTCGAACAACACGCTGACCGTGAAGGGAACCTGCGCATCGGTGAACATCGGCGGCGCGGACAACAAGATCACCTTCGACAAGATCGACAAGGAACTGTCGGTCGTCGGCCTCAACAACACGATCAACTACAAGGGTGATCCGAAGGTCAACAACCTGGGCTCGGGCAACACGCTCAACAAGTCGTAG
- a CDS encoding DUF3060 domain-containing protein — MSVSWGHRGCAFITTCVAALTAGITGMVASPVAHAKNGDTHIVGVGIVQTIDCNGSTLFINGAENQITALGSCWAVTTQGSSNTVIADNVVNDITVYGWDQTVLYKSGEPFVLDRGRELGMTNRIDRVPA, encoded by the coding sequence ATGTCGGTGAGCTGGGGACACCGCGGCTGCGCGTTCATCACGACCTGCGTAGCCGCTCTGACGGCGGGGATCACCGGCATGGTCGCATCACCGGTGGCGCACGCGAAGAACGGCGACACCCACATCGTCGGCGTGGGCATCGTCCAGACGATCGACTGCAACGGCTCGACGTTGTTCATCAACGGGGCCGAGAACCAGATCACCGCGTTGGGCTCGTGCTGGGCGGTCACCACGCAGGGGTCGTCGAACACCGTGATCGCCGATAACGTCGTCAATGACATCACGGTCTACGGGTGGGACCAGACGGTCCTCTACAAGAGCGGCGAACCCTTCGTCCTCGACCGCGGCCGCGAGTTGGGAATGACGAACCGGATCGACCGCGTTCCGGCGTAA
- a CDS encoding TetR/AcrR family transcriptional regulator yields the protein MTSEPEPDSAADRPRAGNRSSARSAKLSREVIVNAALTFLDREGWDGLTINALATQLGTKGPSLYNHVHSLEDLRRTVRMHVVDDILQMLSTVAQGRTRDDAVMAMASAYRSYAHHHPGRYSAFTRMPLGGDDPEFTAASHAASVPIIEVLTSYGLDGEDAFYAALEFWAAVHGFVLLEMTGVMDTVDADVVFSDMVLRLAAGMAHRSGARG from the coding sequence ATGACATCTGAGCCGGAACCGGACTCGGCGGCCGACCGGCCGCGCGCCGGCAACCGGTCGTCGGCGAGGTCAGCCAAGCTGAGCCGCGAGGTCATCGTGAACGCGGCCCTGACCTTCCTCGACCGCGAGGGCTGGGACGGCCTGACCATCAACGCCCTGGCCACCCAGCTGGGCACCAAGGGCCCGTCGCTGTACAACCACGTGCACAGCCTGGAAGACCTGCGCCGCACGGTCCGCATGCACGTCGTCGACGACATCCTGCAGATGCTGTCCACGGTCGCCCAGGGCCGCACCCGTGACGACGCCGTGATGGCGATGGCCAGCGCATATCGCAGTTACGCCCACCACCACCCGGGTCGGTACTCTGCCTTCACCCGCATGCCGCTGGGCGGCGACGACCCCGAGTTCACCGCCGCGTCGCACGCGGCCTCGGTCCCGATCATCGAGGTGCTGACGTCCTACGGTCTGGACGGGGAGGACGCGTTCTACGCAGCCCTGGAGTTCTGGGCCGCGGTGCACGGGTTCGTCCTGCTGGAGATGACCGGCGTGATGGACACCGTCGACGCCGACGTGGTGTTCTCCGACATGGTGCTGCGCCTGGCCGCCGGAATGGCCCACCGCAGCGGGGCGCGCGGCTGA
- the rpsL gene encoding 30S ribosomal protein S12, with translation MPTIQQLVRKGRTDKVGKVKTAALKGSPQRRGVCTRVYTTTPKKPNSALRKVARVKLTTGVEVTAYIPGEGHNLQEHSMVLVRGGRVKDLPGVRYKIIRGSLDTQGVKNRKQARSRYGAKKEKS, from the coding sequence ATGCCAACCATTCAGCAGCTGGTCCGCAAGGGTCGCACCGACAAGGTCGGGAAGGTGAAGACCGCGGCCCTCAAGGGCAGCCCGCAGCGCCGCGGCGTGTGCACCCGCGTGTACACGACCACCCCGAAGAAGCCGAACTCGGCACTTCGCAAGGTCGCGCGCGTGAAGCTGACGACCGGCGTCGAGGTGACCGCCTACATCCCCGGTGAGGGCCACAACCTGCAGGAGCACTCGATGGTGCTGGTGCGCGGTGGTCGTGTGAAGGACCTCCCCGGCGTTCGCTACAAGATCATCCGCGGCTCGCTGGACACCCAGGGTGTCAAGAACCGCAAGCAGGCTCGTAGCCGTTACGGCGCGAAGAAGGAGAAGAGCTGA
- the rpsG gene encoding 30S ribosomal protein S7 encodes MPRKGPAPKRPLVNDPVYGSQLVTQLVNKVLLDGKKSLAERIVYGALEQARDKTGTDPVVTLKRALDNVKPALEVRSRRVGGATYQVPVEVRPDRSTTLALRWLVSFSKARREKTMIERLANEILDASNGLGAAVKRREDTHKMAEANRAFAHYRW; translated from the coding sequence ATGCCGCGCAAGGGTCCCGCACCGAAGCGCCCGTTGGTCAACGACCCGGTCTACGGGTCGCAGCTGGTCACCCAGCTCGTCAACAAAGTCCTGCTGGACGGGAAGAAATCGCTGGCAGAACGCATTGTTTATGGTGCGCTCGAACAGGCTCGTGACAAGACCGGCACCGATCCGGTCGTCACCCTGAAGCGCGCTCTCGACAACGTCAAGCCCGCCCTCGAGGTGCGCAGCCGTCGTGTCGGTGGCGCCACCTACCAGGTTCCCGTCGAGGTGCGCCCCGATCGCTCCACCACGCTGGCCCTGCGCTGGCTGGTCAGCTTCTCCAAGGCGCGCCGCGAGAAGACCATGATCGAGCGGCTGGCGAACGAGATCCTCGACGCCAGCAATGGCCTGGGTGCTGCTGTCAAGCGGCGTGAGGACACCCACAAGATGGCCGAGGCGAACCGGGCCTTCGCGCACTACCGCTGGTGA